The genomic stretch TTGAGATAAAAAAATTAGCTGCAATCTCATCTAAAGTTATGGGTCTGTAGATGTTGTTTTCAACATAATCGATGATCTCCTTTAATATAGGTGTGTAATTCATAAACTGGCTCCTTTATCTGCGTTATTTTACGACAGGACAGTCCCTATACCAAAATACAAAATAACAATTATACCGAGTGCGATTCTATACCAACCAAAAACCTTGAAATCATGCTTTTTAATATACTTCATAAGAAATTTAATTGCTAAAATAGATATTATGAAAGCAACAAGCATACCAATTATTAGTATTATAATTTCCGAACCAGTAAAACTCAAACCAAACTTTAACAATTTAAGAAAGCTGGCTCCTAGCATGACAGGTACAGCAAGGAAAAATGTAAATTCTGCAGCAACCGTTCTTGAAACCCCGATCAAAAGTGCACCAAGAATAGTTGCTCCGGAACGTGATGTCCCTGGAAATACAGCTGCTATAAGCTGAAACAGGCCTATGATTAGGGCTGTTTTATAAGTTATTTCTGAAATTGCTTTTATCTTTGGCTGATTACCCTTGTTATAGTTTTCAATTAAAATGAAAAATACACCAAATACAATGAGCATAATAGCTACAGTCTGATAATTATAAAAAAGGGCGTTGATTTTATCATCAAATAAAATACCAACAACACCCGCCGGAATACATGCAACAACAATTTTATACCACATAGACATAGTCTCTTTTTTTATTGAAAATCCATTTTTAAAAGAAAAAGGTAACAACGTATTAAAATAAAGTATCACCACTGCAAAAATGGCACCCAATTGAATAACGACGAAAAACATTTCTTTAAATGCACTGCTTACATTAAGGCTTAAATATTTATCTACCAATATCATATGTCCTGTGCTACTGATAGGCAGCCACTCCGTAATCCCTTCAACAACACCCAATATAATTACTTTTATAATCTCTAAAAAATCCATGCACGCCTCCTACTAAAGTAAATTTCGATACATTATAACACAATTTAAATTTACTTAATATCTGCCTTGAGCAGAACCTGTAGTTTTATCTGCTGAGAGTATAGATGGAATTGGAACAAAAAATCAAAAAATTCAAACTATTTGAAGAAATGCTAAATTGAAATAAGGTAGAAAATATGCTACAATTTAGTCTGTATTTAAAGAAGGGAAGTTAGAAAAATAAGTAAGAGGGAATAAAAAAAATATGATGGGAAGTTTAAATCAATGGTTTTTTTATCTGTCAGTAATCTGGCAGGGAAAAACGAGATCTTAAACAGAGTAGGGGTGTTTTCAGGAGAGCAGGGGCCCTATTTTTTTATCGGATTATATAGATGGGGTGAGAAATTTGCAATTTATAGTAACAGAAGGAATGGGATGGTTAGAAGTTGTAACTGGAAGTATGTTTTCAGGGAAGAGTGAGGAGCTCATAAAGAGATTGAGAAGATCCAAATACGCACGTCAAAAAGTAGTAGCTTTTAAACATGCCAGTGATGTGAGGTATGATGATGCAAAATTAGCTTCACACAGCCAGTCTTTTATAGAGGGGGTACCGGTTGCCAGTGTAGAAGAGATGGAAAAATTATTCTTTGAAAAATACAGTGATGCACAGGTAATAGGAATAGATGAAGTGCAGTTTTTTGGTGCTGAAGTTGTAAAATTTTGTGAAGATCTGGCTGACATGGGAAAAAGAGTAATTGTAGCAGGATTGGATAAGGATTTTAAGGGTGAACCTTTTAAACCTATGGATGAACTTTTGGCCAGGGCTGAATATGTAGACAAGTTTCAGGCTATTTGTGCTGTGTGCGGAAATCCTGCTACAGTATCCCAGAGGCTGATAGATGGTGAACCTGCTTATTACGATGATCCCATTGTATTGGTTGGAGCTACAGAATCATATGAGCCCAGGTGCAGGAAGTGCCATAGAATAAAATATAAAGATGAAAATATGGGAAACCTTTATTTTATAGTGGGAACCGGCACTGAGATCGGGAAAACCCATGTTACTTTAAAATTAATAGAGGAAGACCTTAAAAACAAAAAAAATATTATGGCATTGAAGCCTATAGAAACAGGGTCGGAAATTTTTGGAGAAAATTTAGAAGGGTCGGATACCAAAAAATATGCGGATCTTTTAGGAAAAGGTGTGGAAGAAATAAATACATATTTTTTTAAAAAGCCAATGTCTCCTCATATTGCAGCAGAGTTAGATGGGGAACAAATATTAATTAATGAGATAAAAAATAGGATAGACGAAGAGATTAAAACCCATGAAACCTTGTATGTTGAAGGTGCAGGAGGTCTGTTGGTTCCATATAATAACAGGTATACATATTTGGATCTTTTGGTAGATTACAGAAAAAAATCAGAGGTAATAGTGGTGGCCAACAACTCTTTGGGGACAATAAACCACACCCTGTTGACGATAGAAACATTGAAAAGAAATGACATTATGATAAAGGGGATTATCTTCAACAATAAAGATAATAATACAGATGAAATTTTATTGGAGGATAACATAAAAACCATCGAGAAATTAAGTGGTGTAAAGGTGTTAAAAAACACGGGGTATGATGGAGGCACAGGTGAATTTTAGAAGTTTAGAAAAAACAACAAAATTTGGATATTTATTTTATATCTCATACAGGGGTACAAAATTTCATTCTTTTGATGAAAATAAAGATGAAAGTTCCACAAAGAAAACTGTAAAGGGTGAATTTATAAAGATATTAGGGGAATTAGGAGTCACTTGGGCTAAGGGGGTCCAGCAAGGCGGGAGAACCGATGGTCAGGTAAGTGCCAAAGAAAATATCCTCTATATAAATTCAAACAATAAGATAGATAAAATCTCATTAAAGGAAAAATTCAACAAAAAAATAGATGAGATGAAGATCATAAAGATAGAAAAAACCCTGCCTAACTTAGCTATTCCTGAGATGATGGAAGGGAGGGTCTATAGGTATACCTATCCGGCAGATAAGATAAAGGCTGCTGAGGAAGAGATATTAAAAAGATGTGATGAACTTACAGGAACCTACGATGTAAGTGAATTCACCGACAGTAAGGGACAGAAATTAAAGGAAAAAATAAGAAGGGTGGAAATATCGTACGACAGGGGTAGTCTGGTATTTTCAGGAAATTCATTTATGCCGAAGCAGGTAAGGATCATGTCCGGCTATATATTAACCGGTGAGAAAAAAATTCTGCCGGGAAAATACCTGACTCTGGAAAAAATGATCTTATCCAGGGAATTAGAGGAGATGATAATAGAAGAGGTTAATGATATTTCTGAAGAAAATATCTTGAAAATAGAAAAAATAAAAGATATCTATATTTTCTACGTAGCTAAGAATAAAAAAGGTGAAGTTATCGGAAAGAATGCCGGTAATATCAAAAGTTTAAGAAAAAAATACGGGCAGATAATAATAAAGACGATCTAACTTCCGGAGAGGTGTCATGGGCAGAATAAAACAGGGACTAAATTATTTGTTTGCAAAACCTAAAATAGAAAAGCTGGAAAAAATCAAATTACTGTTAACAGAGGAAGAATATAAAATTTTTATAAATATGGATAATTATGATAAAGTACACAGTATAGGTGTTTATCAGATGGTAAAGAGAGATGAGATATTAAATAGAGATGAAAAATATCTGAAATTAGCCCTTCTGCATGACTGCGGGAAGG from Psychrilyobacter piezotolerans encodes the following:
- a CDS encoding thymidine kinase; translation: MRNLQFIVTEGMGWLEVVTGSMFSGKSEELIKRLRRSKYARQKVVAFKHASDVRYDDAKLASHSQSFIEGVPVASVEEMEKLFFEKYSDAQVIGIDEVQFFGAEVVKFCEDLADMGKRVIVAGLDKDFKGEPFKPMDELLARAEYVDKFQAICAVCGNPATVSQRLIDGEPAYYDDPIVLVGATESYEPRCRKCHRIKYKDENMGNLYFIVGTGTEIGKTHVTLKLIEEDLKNKKNIMALKPIETGSEIFGENLEGSDTKKYADLLGKGVEEINTYFFKKPMSPHIAAELDGEQILINEIKNRIDEEIKTHETLYVEGAGGLLVPYNNRYTYLDLLVDYRKKSEVIVVANNSLGTINHTLLTIETLKRNDIMIKGIIFNNKDNNTDEILLEDNIKTIEKLSGVKVLKNTGYDGGTGEF
- a CDS encoding undecaprenyl-diphosphate phosphatase gives rise to the protein MDFLEIIKVIILGVVEGITEWLPISSTGHMILVDKYLSLNVSSAFKEMFFVVIQLGAIFAVVILYFNTLLPFSFKNGFSIKKETMSMWYKIVVACIPAGVVGILFDDKINALFYNYQTVAIMLIVFGVFFILIENYNKGNQPKIKAISEITYKTALIIGLFQLIAAVFPGTSRSGATILGALLIGVSRTVAAEFTFFLAVPVMLGASFLKLLKFGLSFTGSEIIILIIGMLVAFIISILAIKFLMKYIKKHDFKVFGWYRIALGIIVILYFGIGTVLS
- a CDS encoding pseudouridylate synthase yields the protein MNFRSLEKTTKFGYLFYISYRGTKFHSFDENKDESSTKKTVKGEFIKILGELGVTWAKGVQQGGRTDGQVSAKENILYINSNNKIDKISLKEKFNKKIDEMKIIKIEKTLPNLAIPEMMEGRVYRYTYPADKIKAAEEEILKRCDELTGTYDVSEFTDSKGQKLKEKIRRVEISYDRGSLVFSGNSFMPKQVRIMSGYILTGEKKILPGKYLTLEKMILSRELEEMIIEEVNDISEENILKIEKIKDIYIFYVAKNKKGEVIGKNAGNIKSLRKKYGQIIIKTI
- a CDS encoding HD domain-containing protein, producing the protein MGRIKQGLNYLFAKPKIEKLEKIKLLLTEEEYKIFINMDNYDKVHSIGVYQMVKRDEILNRDEKYLKLALLHDCGKEKISLPTRMKKVLVGDKLLDRHPKLGYEKLKEIDLELADLILNHHGLDGDKKLKRFQEIDDRN